From Ipomoea triloba cultivar NCNSP0323 chromosome 5, ASM357664v1, the proteins below share one genomic window:
- the LOC116018883 gene encoding uncharacterized protein LOC116018883, which yields MAEEVCFFSKDTLIIRPPKKSPALLRMIVVVVAMVCGVYICTECLKQSNTDKENKILNLEVIERPCDELETDRSQIPYLHYPKPKTFSRAECACSPVRLFAILSMQRSGSGWFETLLNSHVSVSSNGEIFSVKERRDNISSIMETLDRVYNLDLFTSASKNHCSAAVGFKWMLNQGLMEHHREIAEYFNEKGVSVIFLFRRNLLRRMVSVLANSYDRYAKLLNGTHKSHVHSAEEAGTLAKYKPAINTTLLVMDLKRMDIAAGEALQHFNNTRHLVLYYEDLVRNQTKMVDVLKFLRLPPRQLTSRQIKIHRGALWQHVKNWDDVNKTLKGTAYERFLQADY from the exons ATGGCTGAAGAAGTATGTTTCTTCTCAAAG GACACTCTTATCATAAGACCTCCAAAGAAATCTCCAGCTCTGTTAAGGATGATAGTTGTAGTAGTTGCTATGGTCTGTGGTGTTTATATCTGCACAGAATGTTTAAAACAGTCTAACACtgacaaagaaaacaaaatcttGAACCTTGAAGTGATTGAGAGGCCTTGTGATGAGCTCGAAACAGATCGATCCCAGATTCCTTATTTACATTATCCAAAGCCAAAAACGTTTAGCAG ggCTGAATGCGCGTGCAGCCCTGTTCGGCTCTTTGCAATTCTGTCAATGCAAAGGTCCGGGAGTGGATGGTTTGAGACACTGTTGAATAGTCATGTGAGCGTAAGCTCCAATGGCGAAATATTCTCGGTTAAGGAGAGGCGAGATAATATTTCTTCTATCATGGAGACATTAGATAGAGTTTACAATCTGGATTTGTTTACTAGTGCCTCGAAGAATCACTGTTCAGCTGCGGTTGGCTTCAAATGGATGCTTAACCAG GGGTTGATGGAGCATCACAGAGAAATCGCTGAATACTTCAATGAGAAAGGCGTTTCGGTGATATTTCTCTTCCGAAGAAACCTACTCCGCCGAATGGTTTCAGTTCTAGCAAATTCGTATGACCGATATGCTAAACTCTTGAACGGGACACACAAGTCTCACGTACACTCAGCTGAAGAG GCTGGCACTCTTGCTAAATACAAGCCCGCGATCAATACAACGTTGCTGGTGATGGATTTAAAGCGAATGGATATCGCAGCGGGGGAAGCACTGCAGCACTTCAACAACACACGCCATCTCGTTCTGTACTACGAAGATTTAGTTAGAAACCAAACT AAAATGGTAGATGTCCTAAAGTTTCTGAGACTGCCTCCGAGGCAGCTGACTAGTCGCCAAATTAAGATCCACCGGGGAGCGTTGTGGCAGCATGTCAAGAACTGGGACGACGTTAACAAGACGCTGAAAGGAACAGCGTACGAAAGGTTCTTACAGGCTGACTATTAA